One segment of Solibacillus isronensis DNA contains the following:
- the folB gene encoding dihydroneopterin aldolase: MDYIHLKEMQFFGYHGVLPEENVLGQRFRANVSLAVDMKRAGETDELDHTVSYVGVYDICKEVIEGKPYKLIEAVAEKVASSILTQYEGQIFGCRVEIIKPDPPIPGHYKEVAVEITRGQFV; encoded by the coding sequence ATGGATTACATTCATTTAAAAGAAATGCAGTTTTTTGGTTATCACGGTGTATTACCGGAAGAGAACGTATTAGGGCAACGCTTTCGGGCTAATGTATCGCTTGCTGTGGACATGAAACGAGCGGGTGAGACAGATGAGCTGGATCATACGGTAAGTTATGTTGGCGTTTATGATATCTGTAAAGAAGTGATTGAAGGTAAACCGTATAAATTAATTGAAGCGGTTGCGGAAAAAGTTGCTTCAAGTATTTTAACGCAATATGAAGGTCAGATTTTTGGGTGCCGCGTCGAAATTATTAAGCCTGATCCTCCAATACCGGGACATTACAAAGAAGTCGCGGTCGAAATTACAAGAGGGCAATTCGTATGA
- the pabC gene encoding aminodeoxychorismate lyase, producing the protein MLCWMNGQYIDEQDLKISPFDHGFLYGLGFFETFRTYEGKAVYLHEHFSRLLEALKEYRIHFPYTLQNIEEVIEKLNAQNGKEGYFRLNVSAGVHSIGLAPSEYNEPTVILFRKELPNMVRGTEKEAVWLKTARNSPEQQIRYKSHHYGNNVRARLELPSLATQEGFFTDQDGVVAEGITSNVFWIKDGILYTPSTNLGILPGITRKIVIQLADELQIPVREGRFMAWELEQADECFITTAVQELVPISRIGKVQFAGSEGRLYKKLHQIYLQKINTRLGDRHVRKL; encoded by the coding sequence ATGCTTTGTTGGATGAATGGCCAGTATATCGATGAACAGGACTTGAAAATTTCCCCGTTTGATCACGGTTTTTTATATGGTCTCGGTTTTTTTGAAACGTTTCGGACATATGAGGGCAAGGCTGTCTATTTGCATGAACATTTCAGCCGCCTGCTGGAAGCGTTAAAAGAGTACCGTATTCATTTTCCGTATACGCTACAGAACATAGAAGAGGTCATTGAAAAGCTCAATGCACAGAATGGCAAAGAAGGGTATTTTCGTTTAAATGTATCGGCTGGTGTGCATTCGATTGGACTTGCTCCGTCAGAATATAACGAACCAACCGTTATTCTGTTTCGTAAAGAACTGCCGAATATGGTGCGCGGTACAGAAAAAGAAGCGGTCTGGCTGAAAACAGCACGTAATTCTCCTGAACAGCAGATCCGCTATAAAAGCCATCATTACGGCAATAATGTTCGAGCGCGGTTAGAATTGCCGAGTTTAGCGACACAAGAAGGTTTCTTTACGGATCAGGACGGTGTTGTAGCAGAAGGTATTACGTCAAATGTCTTTTGGATAAAAGATGGTATACTGTATACGCCTTCTACTAATTTAGGTATTTTACCGGGCATTACCCGAAAAATAGTCATTCAACTCGCTGACGAACTCCAAATCCCGGTCCGAGAAGGCCGCTTTATGGCATGGGAATTGGAACAGGCGGATGAATGTTTTATTACAACGGCTGTACAGGAGCTTGTACCGATTTCCCGTATTGGGAAGGTACAGTTTGCCGGCAGTGAAGGCAGACTTTATAAAAAGCTGCATCAAATATATTTACAAAAAATCAATACGCGTTTAGGAGACCGTCATGTTAGAAAACTATAA
- the dusB gene encoding tRNA dihydrouridine synthase DusB, producing MSNIDQKPFQIGDIIMDNRVVLAPMAGICNSAFRLTVKEFGAGLVYAEMISDKALNTRNKKTLDMLYIDERENPMTLQIFGGDKENLVEAAKFVDKHTTADIIDINMGCPVNKIIKCEAGAKWLLDPNKIYEMVSAVVDAVDKPVSVKMRIGWDEERVFAVENAQAAERAGAAAIAMHGRTRVQMYEGKANWDVLAEVKKNISIPFIANGDVETPEDAKRILEHTNADAVMIGRAALGNPWMIYQTVKYLESGIQIPEPSIREKMDVCLLHFERLKALKGEKVAVREMRKHASWYLKGIRGNGKIRNAINLTETEQDLRILLNSVAEEYEEEAVIV from the coding sequence GTGTCAAACATCGACCAAAAGCCTTTCCAAATAGGCGATATTATTATGGATAACCGTGTCGTTCTTGCTCCGATGGCGGGAATCTGCAACTCGGCTTTCCGATTAACGGTAAAAGAATTTGGTGCAGGGTTAGTCTATGCGGAAATGATCAGTGATAAGGCGTTGAATACCCGCAACAAAAAAACATTGGACATGCTTTATATCGATGAGCGAGAAAATCCGATGACACTGCAAATTTTCGGAGGAGACAAAGAAAATTTAGTAGAGGCGGCAAAATTTGTAGACAAACATACAACAGCCGACATTATCGATATCAACATGGGTTGTCCTGTAAACAAAATTATTAAATGTGAAGCTGGCGCAAAATGGCTTCTTGATCCGAACAAAATTTACGAAATGGTTTCAGCTGTTGTCGATGCAGTCGATAAGCCGGTTTCGGTAAAAATGCGTATCGGATGGGATGAAGAGCGTGTATTCGCTGTAGAAAATGCTCAAGCAGCAGAACGTGCAGGTGCAGCCGCGATTGCAATGCATGGCCGAACACGTGTGCAAATGTACGAAGGTAAGGCAAACTGGGATGTCTTAGCTGAAGTGAAAAAAAATATTAGCATCCCGTTTATCGCGAATGGGGACGTGGAAACACCGGAAGATGCAAAGCGCATTCTGGAACATACGAATGCAGACGCGGTTATGATTGGTCGTGCTGCTTTAGGAAATCCATGGATGATCTATCAAACGGTGAAATACTTGGAATCAGGTATTCAAATTCCAGAGCCTTCTATTCGTGAAAAGATGGACGTTTGTTTACTTCATTTTGAACGTTTAAAAGCACTTAAAGGTGAAAAAGTGGCGGTAAGAGAAATGCGTAAACATGCATCATGGTATTTAAAAGGAATTCGCGGAAACGGGAAAATCCGTAATGCCATCAATTTAACAGAGACTGAGCAAGATTTACGTATTCTTTTAAATAGTGTGGCAGAGGAATACGAAGAAGAAGCGGTTATTGTATAA
- a CDS encoding helix-turn-helix domain-containing protein, giving the protein MEENQYGRRIRAFRKLKRIQQTEFAKHIGISVTILGRIERGEKQPSEEQLQTIADVLQIDIIELKGE; this is encoded by the coding sequence GTGGAAGAAAATCAATACGGTCGCAGAATTCGTGCCTTTCGAAAACTGAAACGAATTCAGCAAACCGAATTTGCAAAACATATTGGTATATCTGTAACAATTTTAGGGCGGATTGAACGAGGCGAGAAACAACCCTCCGAAGAACAGCTTCAAACAATTGCAGATGTATTACAAATAGATATAATCGAATTAAAAGGTGAATAA
- the folK gene encoding 2-amino-4-hydroxy-6-hydroxymethyldihydropteridine diphosphokinase, producing the protein MTTAYLSIGTNIGEREQNLQDAVKLLIAHEAISVTAISSIYETAAVGFTDQADFLNIAVALETELDAHNLLAQCQKIENDLGRVREFRWGPRIIDLDILLYGQKQYETEALTIPHPRMYERAFVLVPLEEIMTQNYDMLVGVQKALHALDIKKEGVNLWKKINTVAEFVPFEN; encoded by the coding sequence ATGACGACAGCCTATTTATCGATTGGTACGAATATTGGTGAGCGTGAGCAAAACTTGCAAGACGCGGTAAAGCTGCTCATCGCACATGAGGCGATATCTGTAACAGCGATTTCTTCAATTTATGAAACGGCAGCAGTCGGTTTTACAGATCAGGCCGATTTTTTAAATATTGCCGTTGCTCTTGAGACGGAGCTTGATGCCCATAATCTACTAGCACAATGCCAAAAAATCGAAAATGATCTTGGCCGTGTTCGTGAATTCCGCTGGGGACCGCGAATAATCGATTTGGACATTTTGCTGTATGGTCAAAAACAATATGAAACAGAAGCCTTAACGATTCCGCATCCTCGTATGTATGAGCGTGCATTCGTTCTTGTGCCGTTAGAAGAGATTATGACGCAAAATTATGATATGCTTGTAGGCGTGCAAAAAGCGTTACATGCACTTGATATAAAGAAAGAAGGCGTCAATCTGTGGAAGAAAATCAATACGGTCGCAGAATTCGTGCCTTTCGAAAACTGA
- the folP gene encoding dihydropteroate synthase, whose protein sequence is MLENYKVLTLNGIELDFRKETFVMGILNVTPDSFSDGGKFNSIEKAVAQAKKMVADGAKIIDVGGESTRPGYIRISDEEEIARVVPVIRALLKEVPAIISIDTYKSNVARAAIEAGAHIINDIWGAKADPEMANVAAELDVPIILMHNRLSDQYDNYFADYMADMQESIAIAKAAGVRDEHIFLDPGIGFVKSLSESIETMQRLDELVALGYPVLLATSRKRMIGSILELPVEERVEGTAATCAFGVQMGCHMMRVHDVKEVARTVRMMDALVGKFEVQGELAPRH, encoded by the coding sequence ATGTTAGAAAACTATAAAGTACTCACATTAAATGGGATTGAGCTGGATTTCCGCAAAGAAACATTCGTGATGGGCATTTTAAATGTAACACCGGACTCATTTTCGGATGGCGGCAAGTTCAATTCGATAGAAAAAGCCGTTGCCCAGGCGAAAAAAATGGTGGCAGATGGAGCGAAAATCATCGATGTCGGCGGGGAATCAACACGCCCTGGTTATATACGAATTTCCGATGAGGAGGAAATTGCACGTGTCGTACCGGTAATTCGAGCGCTTTTAAAAGAAGTACCTGCGATTATTTCAATTGATACGTATAAATCAAATGTTGCGCGTGCCGCAATTGAAGCGGGTGCACATATTATTAATGACATTTGGGGCGCAAAAGCGGATCCGGAAATGGCAAATGTTGCAGCAGAACTGGATGTACCGATTATTTTAATGCATAACCGTCTGTCAGATCAGTACGATAACTACTTTGCTGATTATATGGCCGATATGCAGGAAAGTATTGCAATTGCAAAAGCAGCGGGAGTAAGAGACGAGCATATTTTCCTTGATCCGGGCATCGGTTTTGTGAAAAGCTTAAGTGAAAGCATTGAAACGATGCAGCGCCTTGATGAACTTGTTGCATTAGGATATCCGGTATTGCTTGCGACATCCCGCAAGCGTATGATTGGGTCAATTTTAGAATTACCTGTAGAGGAACGAGTGGAAGGGACAGCCGCTACTTGTGCATTTGGTGTCCAAATGGGCTGCCATATGATGCGTGTTCATGATGTTAAAGAAGTGGCGCGTACAGTAAGAATGATGGATGCGCTTGTAGGGAAATTTGAAGTACAAGGTGAATTGGCACCGAGACATTAA